TCCAAGGATTTCACCGCCTTGCGCCCCGCTTGGTATCCCCTTTCCGACCATAAGGAATACGACCACTTCAGTTCCGACGGTTATTTCGTCGAAGCCCTGGTGTTGGCCCACAAATTGATCCAAGAACGGGTGGTTCCTTGGCCTTCCCAATGAACCGTCCGGCCTCCGTCCCCCTCATTTTGACTTAGCCCACCCTTCCCCTTACACTGAATCCCCTTTACAGGAATTCCGCATCGAGCGCGGGAGAGGACCCATGAAGATCGCCGTCTGCCAGATCGATACCACCGTAGGGGATTTCGATGGGAACACCGACAAGGTCCTCGCTTCCCTTCGGAAAGCCAAGGCGGAAGGCTGCGCCATCGCCCTCTTTCCCGAGCTGACCCTGACCGGTTATCCGCCCCGGGACCTCCTGGACCGCCTGTCTTTTTTCCAAGCCGCCCAAAAAGCCCTGGATCAAGTGGCCTCCGCCGCCCAAGGGATCCTGGCGGTGGTGGGGACCATCCTGGAGAACCCCGGGCCCGGCAACCCCCTTTTCAACGCGGCCGTGGCGGTAACGGACGGAAAGATCCTCCAGACCTACCACAAGGTCCTGCTCCCCAATTATGACGTCTTCGATGAAGCCCGTTACTTCGCTCCCGCACCTCGGCCTGAACCGCCCTTCGAGTTCAAGGGCCTGAAGGTGGCCCTCACCATTTGCGAGGATATCTGGAACGTGGAGGGCGTTTTCACCCACCGCCTTTACGCCAAGGACCCGATGGAGGAGATCGGGAAAGCCAAACCCGACCTGGTCCTGAACCTTTCCGCTTCCCCCTTCCACCAGGCCAAGCTTTCCGTGCGCCAAGCCTTGCTCAAGGACGTGGCCCGCAAGGCCCAATGCCCGGTCCTTTACTGCAATCTGGTGGGCGGCAACGACGAGCTGGTCTTCGACGGTTGCAGCATGGTGGTGGACGGCGGCGGGAGCCTTTTTCAGCTGGGCAAGGCCTTCGAAGAGGACCTGCTCGTCTTCGACACCGAGAACCCGACCCTCAAGACCTCTCAGGTCCCCGAGAGCGAACAGGCCAAGATCTACCAGGCCCTGGTGACCGGCACTCGGGATTACGTCCGCAAATGCGGATTTCAAAAGGTCCTGGTGGGGCTTTCCGGCGGCATCGACTCGGCCCTGGTGGCCGCCCTGGCGGCCGAGGCCCTGGGTCCGCAGAACGTCATGGGAGTGACCATGCCCTCGCCCTATTCCTCGCGGGGTTCCATCGAGGATTCCCGCGAGTTGGCCGCGAACCTGGGCATCGAGTTCAAGGAGATCCCCATCACGCCGCTCTTCGAGTCGGCCCTTTCGAGCCTGGGGCCGGCCTTCCAGGGTACCCCTAAGGACATCACCGAGGAGAACCTCCAGGCCCGTTTGCGGGGCCTTCTCCTCATGGCGCTTTCCAATAAATTCGGCCGACTGGTGCTTTCCACCGGCAACAAGAGCGAGATCGCCGTGGGCTATTGCACCCTCTACGGGGACATGTGCGGAGGCCTGGCGGTCATCTCGGACGTGCCGAAGGTCATGGTCTATGAACTGGCCCGCTACGCCAACCGGGACAAGCCCCTCATCCCCGAAGCCATCTTCACCAAGGCCCCTTCCGCCGAGCTTCGCCCGAATCAGAAGGACCAGGATTCCCTGCCGCCTTATGAGGACTTGGATGCGATCCTCCGGCTTTATGTGGAAGAGAACCAGCCGCCTTCCAAGATCGTGAAAGCAGGGTTCGACGCCGGATTAGTGCGTGACGTGCTGAAAAAGATAAACCAGAACGAATACAAGCGGCGCCAGATGGCCCCGGGTCTCAAGGTCACGACCAAGGCCTTCGGCATGGGACGCCGGGTGCCCATCGCCCAGAAATTCAAGGAAGACACGCCATGAAAAAGACCCTCGCCCAGATCACTAAGGAGATCACCTTCGAGGCCGCCCATTACCTGCACAATCCCAAGTGGGACCGGGCAAGGAACCTGGAGACCTTCCGGAAATGTTCGGGGTTCCGAAAGGATGACCCCAGGGCCTCCCACTATCCCCATGGGCATTCTTACCGCCTGGCGGTGACGGTCCAGGGCCCCATCCAGGACGCGACCGGCTTCGTTATCGACTTCCGGGTCCTGAAGGAGATCCTCCAGCGGGAGGTCTTCGCCCGTTTCGACCACCGCTTCATCAATAAGGAAGTGGAGCCCTTCAAATCCTCGCCGGCCGTCCAACCCACCGCTGAGAACATGGCCAAGACCATCTGGGACCTATTGGAAAGTCCTTTGAGGAATGAAAAAGTTTCCCTGAAAAAAGTTGTCCTCTGGGAAACACCCGACAGCTCGGCCACCTATCGCGGCGGAAAAAAGGGATAAAGGCCCAAAGGACCTAGAACTGGAAGGAAAGGGTCTCCGGCTCATTGGAAGGCTGGATGCATTCCGGCCCGTCGTGGGCGACCTTGTTGACGACGGACCCGACCGCGTAGGACTTCATCCGCGCCGCCGGGAAGGGTTTGAAAAGCGCCTCGATCCTCTCAAAATCCCTGACATCCTCCGAATCCAGCCAAAGGCCGAAATCCTTCGGGTCCAGGATGACCGGCATACGGTCGTGGACCGCCCTCACCATCTCGTTGGGTTGGGTGGTGAGGATGGCGCAGACCTCCACGTTCTCACCCTCGACCTTCTGTTGGCCCCAGATGCCCGCAAAAGCGAAAGGCGCCTCGTCGGCCATCTGAAAATAAAAGGGCCGCGTTTCCTTGGCCTGGTGCCTCCACTCAAAGAACCCGCTCGCCGGGATGAGGCAACGCCACTTCTCGAAGGACTCGGTGAAGACCGGTTTTTGCCGGATCTCCTCGCTCTGGACATTGACCAGGAGTCGCCCTCCCTGGGCCCAGGGAGCGAAAAAGCCCCATTGGAGCATCTTGAACTCATGACCCTTGTGGTCCAGTGTCCGGATAAAAGCGGGGATCCTTTGGGCGGGAGCGATGTTGTAGCGCGGCTTCCAATCCACGACCTTTTCGGTCTTGAAGAGGCCGGCGATGTCCTTGGGCTTGTTTTTCAACGCGTAACGGGAGCACATGTGAGTAGTTTAACCCCGGTTGAACAGGCCCGCACCTTTTTCACGCCCGGAGCAACGATTCCACAATAAAAAAACCGCCCAGCCCCTTTCGGGGTGGGCGGTGGGCCTGCTATGGGTAAGCCCTTTTGGGGGCGCATTGAATGGTGGACATTACTGGACTCGAACCAGTGACCTTCGCGATGTGAACGCGACGCTCTAACCAGCTGAGCTAAATGTCCTTATCCTCGAAAGAAAGGCCGAAGGCCTTTCCTAAATACAAAGAAGGATATTCAACCCCCAGCCAAAAGCTGGCGGGTAAATGTCCCGAAAGGGGCTTAAGTTTAAAGGGGGGGTCCGCCCTTTTCAAGGAACAATCGATCCAGCTAAAAAACCTCGAATTTCTCAAAGACCTTCTTCATGACGGCGGACGTGGCGACCAACGGCTTCTTGACCGCCTTGGGCATCTTGGATCGTTTGAACTCCAAGTGCGCTACCTGTTGGATGCTGTCCCACTTGGGAGCCCCATAGCTGTCCCGTTCCAGGACGTAAACGATGTCCACCTTCAATTGGTCCATTTGGGAGCCCGCCGGATACATCCGCCGGACCATTTCCAGCGCCGCTTCCGCCAGTCGTTTTTTCTTGTCCTTCACCTCGAAGTTAAGTTTGACGTCCTGGGCGTTCCAGAAAAAATAAACATATTCCGCCTTCTCTTTGACCGTGGCGTGGTCCTTGAACCAATCGTCCCAGGGGACCTTCGAGACGTCCCAATGCGCCATGGCCGGGGCCGGGGTAGGCGTCAAGGGCACCTCACTGGCGGATTGGGCGAGGGAGCCATCCTGGGCGAAGGCCGGAAGAACGGAAAGGCAGAGGATCAAGGCGAATGCTCGTTTCATTGGTTTCTCCACAAAATAGGGCTTCATCGATCTTTTATTTTGACGTCCCGACCCGGGTTGAGGTTGACGTAAAAGGGACCCAATCCTGCCGGGGTAAATAATAGCTCAAAAGGAAAGCGGCCAGGGAATTGCCATAGGCCGTGAAATGGCGGTGGCAGCAAGCGTCATGGGTGGGATAGAAGGCGGGCTCCATCGCCGAAAAAGGGGCATCCAGGTCGAAGAACGGGACCTGGAGCCTGGAATCCAACTCCCTCCAAAAAGCATGGTAATCGGCTTGTGTCTGGGCGTCGGCGTCCCCACTGGGGGCATAACAGATGGCGAGGCTGACCGGGAATCCCCGACCATCCTTGCGGCGAAGGAGCTTTCTGGCCAGTGACCGTAAAGGGAGTTCCACAAGTTGGAGAAGGTCCTGTCGTAAGGCTCGGTCCCCGGATCCCAGTAACTGGCCGAAGGGAGCAAAGTGATCCTGGCTGGGCGACTGGTGGTGAATGAATCCTTTCTGTGTCCCGATCCGGTAAAGCTCCTCGGGTACACCGGGAGGCATACGCTCGGTCGTCGGCTTCAAGAGGTATTCGGGGTCAATCCCCGGAAGGGGGACTCCGTCCTTCCCAAGGGGCTTGATGAAATAATCCGTGTAAGCCCCTTCCAGGTCCACGTTGTAGGGTGTGGCCAGGAAAAGGACCCCGTCAACATGGTAGCGGTCCACCAACGCGGGGACTTCCGAGCAGGCGAAAAATTGGGCGGCCCGACCGGGATGGCCCGCCATCAGGACCTCGTAATGGGTCGGGACACGATGGAGCGCTGCCTGGGTATTGAGTTGGAACTCCAATTGCTTGGCTAGGGTTAGGGCCCGGGGAGAAGCCATGATCCTCGCCTCCTGGGCGCCCGAATCATTTCCCACTTTGTCATTGGCGTCCGGGGCATCCCCGGAAAGAACTTGGGAGTCCCCCACCAACAGTATCCGGAAAGTACCGGGGCCCTTTTTTTCAGGGATCCGGAAATCCGTGAGGATTCCGTTTCCTTCATCGGAGGCCTTATCCCTTCCCTTCCAGGTCCCCTCGTAGCTGTAATCCTTTAAATTCACGATGGATTGTGTGCCTTGGCCGGGTTGGGACACGAAAACCCTCCCGGGATAACTGGAAGAGGCGGCGAACCCGACCTTTTGCAGGGCTCTAAAGGACAACAGGGGCGCATAACCCGGATCGATCGAATCAAGCAGGAAACCCCAAGGCGTCGCGGGATGAAGGGGTTCGTAAGGATTTACCCGAGCCCAAGGCTCCTTCGCGGATTGAAGGGCGTAGAGGACACCTTCGAGCGAAACCAACTCCAGGACATGGTCCCCCTTGCCGGCCTCGATCAAGGAGATCGCTCCGCTTGGGGAAGGTCCCTCGATCCCATAAATGGAAGGAAAGTCCCGATCAGCCACGAAAAGACGATCCCCCGACACACAAAGGGCCTGAGGATGGGGGATCCGGGGGTCCTGGAAAAGGACCTCGCTGACCTTGCCCGTGTCCACTTCCATTCTTTGCAAGGATTGTTGACTGGGTCTGGTGAAATAAAGGGACCG
This bacterium DNA region includes the following protein-coding sequences:
- a CDS encoding NAD+ synthase; protein product: MKIAVCQIDTTVGDFDGNTDKVLASLRKAKAEGCAIALFPELTLTGYPPRDLLDRLSFFQAAQKALDQVASAAQGILAVVGTILENPGPGNPLFNAAVAVTDGKILQTYHKVLLPNYDVFDEARYFAPAPRPEPPFEFKGLKVALTICEDIWNVEGVFTHRLYAKDPMEEIGKAKPDLVLNLSASPFHQAKLSVRQALLKDVARKAQCPVLYCNLVGGNDELVFDGCSMVVDGGGSLFQLGKAFEEDLLVFDTENPTLKTSQVPESEQAKIYQALVTGTRDYVRKCGFQKVLVGLSGGIDSALVAALAAEALGPQNVMGVTMPSPYSSRGSIEDSRELAANLGIEFKEIPITPLFESALSSLGPAFQGTPKDITEENLQARLRGLLLMALSNKFGRLVLSTGNKSEIAVGYCTLYGDMCGGLAVISDVPKVMVYELARYANRDKPLIPEAIFTKAPSAELRPNQKDQDSLPPYEDLDAILRLYVEENQPPSKIVKAGFDAGLVRDVLKKINQNEYKRRQMAPGLKVTTKAFGMGRRVPIAQKFKEDTP
- a CDS encoding SOS response-associated peptidase: MCSRYALKNKPKDIAGLFKTEKVVDWKPRYNIAPAQRIPAFIRTLDHKGHEFKMLQWGFFAPWAQGGRLLVNVQSEEIRQKPVFTESFEKWRCLIPASGFFEWRHQAKETRPFYFQMADEAPFAFAGIWGQQKVEGENVEVCAILTTQPNEMVRAVHDRMPVILDPKDFGLWLDSEDVRDFERIEALFKPFPAARMKSYAVGSVVNKVAHDGPECIQPSNEPETLSFQF
- a CDS encoding 6-carboxytetrahydropterin synthase; translated protein: MKKTLAQITKEITFEAAHYLHNPKWDRARNLETFRKCSGFRKDDPRASHYPHGHSYRLAVTVQGPIQDATGFVIDFRVLKEILQREVFARFDHRFINKEVEPFKSSPAVQPTAENMAKTIWDLLESPLRNEKVSLKKVVLWETPDSSATYRGGKKG